The proteins below come from a single Chitinophaga pinensis DSM 2588 genomic window:
- a CDS encoding HAD-IA family hydrolase, whose product MQKPGCIIFDCDGVLVDSEVIGVRVLLDMASEYGVTMDLQEAVEEFSGIRLKEGIKMLQQKAHSPFPEDFEQAFRKRSYEVFKTEMRPVNGIKTILDSLTMPFCVASSGPLEKMKLNLTITGLLPYFEEGDRIFSGYQINSWKPDPGIFLYAAEQMGFSPAACVVIEDSKAGVIAAQRGGFKVYGYAKPFNGEELRKEGATIFYDMKELLNILHLNNTAVQLP is encoded by the coding sequence ATGCAAAAGCCCGGATGTATCATATTTGACTGTGACGGCGTATTGGTAGATAGTGAAGTGATTGGCGTAAGAGTACTTTTAGATATGGCATCCGAATATGGCGTGACCATGGACCTGCAGGAAGCTGTAGAAGAATTCAGCGGCATCCGGCTGAAAGAAGGGATCAAAATGTTACAGCAAAAAGCGCACAGCCCCTTTCCTGAGGACTTTGAGCAGGCCTTCCGTAAACGTTCGTATGAAGTCTTTAAGACGGAAATGCGCCCTGTAAATGGTATTAAAACCATACTTGATAGCCTTACCATGCCTTTCTGCGTTGCCTCCAGCGGCCCCCTAGAAAAGATGAAACTGAATCTTACAATTACCGGCCTGCTACCCTATTTTGAAGAAGGTGACAGGATCTTCAGCGGTTATCAGATCAATAGCTGGAAACCGGATCCGGGTATCTTCCTGTATGCAGCAGAACAAATGGGCTTCTCTCCTGCAGCATGTGTCGTGATCGAAGACAGTAAGGCAGGTGTGATTGCAGCACAAAGAGGCGGATTCAAAGTATATGGTTATGCAAAACCATTCAACGGCGAAGAACTCAGAAAAGAAGGGGCCACCATTTTTTATGATATGAAGGAATTATTAAACATCCTTCACTTAAATAATACGGCGGTACAACTCCCTTAA
- a CDS encoding 3-hydroxyacyl-ACP dehydratase FabZ family protein: MTVQAILDKLPFTAPFLFVDGLDHIDSDKVKGHFTFREDLDFYKGHFKGYPVTPGVILTEVTAQIGLVCLGIYLMGEEELGDNMSFGLTSTEIEFMRPVFPGEKVTVEADKVYFRFGKLKCRVTMKNETQEDICSGVIAGMIITKPHE, encoded by the coding sequence ATGACTGTACAAGCAATCCTGGACAAGCTCCCTTTTACAGCTCCTTTTCTTTTTGTCGATGGACTGGACCATATTGACAGCGATAAAGTAAAGGGACATTTTACTTTCCGGGAAGACCTGGATTTTTATAAAGGACATTTTAAAGGTTATCCTGTAACGCCAGGTGTTATTCTTACGGAAGTGACGGCACAGATCGGACTGGTCTGTCTGGGTATTTACCTGATGGGAGAAGAGGAGTTGGGAGATAATATGAGCTTCGGACTCACCTCCACCGAAATAGAATTTATGCGTCCTGTTTTTCCGGGAGAAAAAGTAACGGTGGAAGCAGATAAAGTATACTTCCGTTTCGGTAAACTGAAGTGCCGGGTGACCATGAAAAACGAAACACAGGAGGACATATGCAGTGGCGTTATTGCCGGAATGATCATTACCAAACCACATGAATAA
- a CDS encoding TIGR03885 family FMN-dependent LLM class oxidoreductase: MAQITYHASHEQHPPSALLQYAIAAEQAGFHAVHSSDHFHPWSERQGQSGFSFSWIAAAMQATTLPFSMVCAPGQRYHPAIVAQAIATLGEMFPGRYSVELGSGEALNECITGDIWPHKEERNARLLECAQLIRRLLQGEMVTHNGLIRIKEAKLYTLPVITPPLMVAALSVKTAAWAGAWADGLITVDAAEEQLTQIVQAFRNNGGAGKPVYLQMAFSYAATKKEAMDAAYDQWRTNFFAPEVLNDLSRPTQFDSAADYVKPEDVAEKMLITDSAEECMSAIQRYVDLGFDRVILHNVHRDQERFIRDFGDKVLPHIRLPKNEKS, translated from the coding sequence ATGGCACAGATCACCTACCATGCGTCTCACGAGCAACACCCGCCTTCTGCTTTATTACAGTATGCTATCGCAGCTGAGCAGGCCGGATTTCACGCCGTTCACTCTTCCGATCATTTCCATCCATGGAGTGAGCGGCAGGGGCAGAGCGGCTTTTCTTTTTCATGGATCGCTGCTGCCATGCAGGCGACTACCTTACCCTTCAGTATGGTATGTGCACCCGGACAACGGTACCATCCGGCAATCGTTGCACAGGCTATTGCCACATTGGGAGAAATGTTTCCTGGCAGGTATTCGGTCGAACTGGGCAGCGGTGAAGCGCTGAATGAATGTATTACGGGCGATATATGGCCACATAAAGAGGAGAGGAATGCACGGTTACTGGAGTGTGCGCAGCTGATACGACGCCTGTTACAGGGAGAAATGGTGACGCATAATGGTCTGATCCGGATCAAAGAAGCGAAACTTTATACACTTCCCGTCATTACACCACCCTTGATGGTTGCGGCGCTTTCAGTTAAAACCGCTGCTTGGGCAGGAGCCTGGGCAGATGGTCTTATTACAGTAGATGCAGCCGAAGAACAGCTGACACAGATTGTGCAAGCTTTTCGCAATAATGGTGGCGCAGGAAAACCCGTTTATCTGCAAATGGCATTTTCTTATGCAGCAACAAAAAAGGAAGCAATGGATGCCGCTTACGACCAGTGGCGTACAAATTTCTTTGCACCCGAAGTCCTCAATGATCTTAGCAGACCTACCCAATTTGACAGTGCTGCTGATTACGTGAAACCGGAAGATGTTGCGGAGAAAATGCTTATTACGGACAGTGCCGAAGAGTGTATGAGCGCCATTCAACGTTACGTGGATCTTGGTTTTGATCGCGTCATCCTACATAATGTTCACCGCGACCAGGAGCGTTTTATCCGTGATTTCGGTGATAAAGTTCTACCCCATATTCGTTTACCCAAAAATGAAAAATCATGA
- a CDS encoding SPW repeat protein, whose protein sequence is MPFISTKTHALLDYTSGILLVATPWVFAFHDGSTAHWISVIYGIAILLISVITNYEGGFLRIISMRTHLTIDVIAGILLMASPWLLGFADRIFLPHLIIGSFEVLIGLLTDRTPFLLGKEMSVRTAHHFK, encoded by the coding sequence ATGCCATTCATCAGCACCAAAACACACGCACTGCTCGACTACACATCCGGGATACTGCTGGTCGCCACCCCCTGGGTGTTTGCTTTCCATGATGGATCTACCGCCCACTGGATATCCGTTATCTACGGCATCGCGATCCTGTTGATATCTGTTATCACCAACTATGAAGGAGGCTTCCTCCGCATCATCAGTATGAGAACCCACCTCACAATAGACGTCATTGCAGGTATACTGCTGATGGCATCGCCATGGTTACTAGGTTTCGCCGACAGGATATTTCTGCCACACCTGATTATTGGAAGCTTTGAAGTGTTAATCGGATTACTAACCGACCGGACTCCATTTCTCCTGGGAAAGGAAATGTCAGTAAGAACGGCACATCATTTCAAATAA
- a CDS encoding DUF4142 domain-containing protein, whose translation MKTLTVGLITAMLLYACGGNDSKSQEEASKDSTSAMSESMDHISNAAVNFATNVANANLKEIELGKLAQKNANYSRLKDFAQKMITAHTQSNEELQKACFSAGVTLPNGLSEQDHKDVDDMAKKKDKAFDRAYIKAMVKEHQATMEKLDVAAHDLKDTALQHYAQKTLPIVTAHLEEARNILEDVRKNYAPDQFDDVESYQ comes from the coding sequence ATGAAAACACTAACCGTTGGGCTGATTACTGCCATGTTACTTTATGCATGCGGCGGAAATGATAGCAAAAGCCAGGAGGAAGCCAGTAAAGACAGCACCAGTGCAATGTCGGAAAGCATGGACCATATCAGCAATGCAGCCGTTAACTTCGCTACAAACGTCGCTAATGCCAATCTGAAGGAAATTGAACTGGGAAAACTCGCGCAAAAGAATGCGAATTACAGCCGGTTAAAAGATTTTGCACAGAAGATGATTACGGCACATACCCAATCGAACGAAGAGCTGCAAAAAGCCTGTTTTAGCGCCGGTGTTACTTTACCGAACGGGTTATCTGAACAGGACCATAAAGATGTTGACGATATGGCAAAGAAAAAAGACAAGGCGTTTGACCGGGCCTATATCAAAGCCATGGTGAAAGAACACCAGGCTACAATGGAAAAGCTGGATGTCGCTGCGCATGACCTGAAAGATACCGCCCTGCAGCATTATGCGCAGAAAACATTGCCCATCGTCACGGCGCACCTGGAAGAAGCTAGAAACATACTGGAAGACGTGCGTAAAAACTATGCGCCCGATCAGTTTGACGATGTAGAATCTTATCAATAG
- a CDS encoding acyl carrier protein — protein sequence MDKETLIAQLKEIVKPYAKDQDALQNINEHTDFVKDLKINSANLVDVILDVEEQFNIVIDNEAMEHMLNVKSAMEIIEAKLGGQ from the coding sequence ATGGATAAAGAAACGCTGATCGCACAATTAAAAGAGATCGTCAAACCGTATGCGAAAGACCAGGATGCTTTACAAAACATCAACGAACACACGGATTTTGTAAAGGACCTGAAAATCAACTCTGCTAACCTGGTAGATGTGATACTTGATGTAGAAGAACAATTCAACATAGTGATAGATAATGAAGCGATGGAACATATGCTGAATGTGAAATCGGCGATGGAGATCATTGAAGCCAAACTCGGCGGACAATGA
- a CDS encoding 4'-phosphopantetheinyl transferase superfamily protein → MIGNDIVDLRLACQESNWQRRGYLGKIFTAAEQEMICGASEPSDMVWLLWSCKEAAYKIVNRVTNVRVYNPVKFDCTLLHQQGHSVTGKIFHESKSYAFISNRQDSCIHTVAVAHEIFFDSLDIYTGSSWPIHLFEECALMKNQDGIPYIMNCYNDSPVPVSISHHGEYYGLVRKKAQL, encoded by the coding sequence ATGATCGGCAATGACATTGTAGATCTCCGTCTGGCCTGTCAGGAAAGTAACTGGCAGCGCAGGGGATATCTGGGCAAGATCTTTACAGCTGCCGAGCAGGAGATGATCTGCGGGGCCAGCGAGCCTTCAGATATGGTATGGTTGCTCTGGAGCTGTAAAGAGGCGGCTTATAAGATTGTTAACCGCGTAACGAATGTCAGAGTATATAATCCCGTCAAATTTGACTGTACATTATTACATCAGCAGGGGCATTCTGTTACAGGCAAAATATTCCACGAATCAAAAAGCTACGCTTTTATCAGTAACAGACAGGATAGCTGTATACATACCGTGGCAGTCGCACACGAGATCTTCTTTGATAGTCTGGATATTTATACAGGCAGTAGTTGGCCAATACATTTGTTTGAAGAATGTGCGCTGATGAAAAACCAGGACGGCATCCCTTACATCATGAACTGTTACAATGATTCCCCTGTACCTGTTTCTATCAGTCATCATGGTGAGTACTATGGCCTTGTCAGAAAAAAGGCTCAATTGTAA
- a CDS encoding MFS transporter translates to MTTTPRSARLATAAFFFISGFSFSSWASRIPDIQRQLSLNKAQLGFYLFALPIGLVLTLPVTGYLLQRHSSRNIMMIGVLVFNLMLAMIGVVNEPWQLGLVLFCFGSSRNLMNISVNAQSVAVQALYNRSIITTFHGVWSLAGFAAAAVGAVMVDVKITPAWHFLVVAILMTIMGFLAFPDSPHEPPRKQADTKRFIWPDKHLMKYGLISFAVMACEGTMYDWSNIFFQEAVHPPEKLIAAGYVIYMIAMSTGRFTGDRLVNRLGIPTMIRYSGILVLCGFLVSAVLPHTLSASIGFMMIGFGVSCVVPLVLRMATMNTSLSSGAAIAAVSTVGYMGFLVVPPVVGFLAEGLGIRWAFAVMALFGVLITVLILQIKETTQKTTLTDNLKS, encoded by the coding sequence TGCCTTTTTCTTCATCTCCGGCTTCAGTTTTTCCAGCTGGGCGTCCAGGATACCTGATATTCAACGTCAACTTTCCTTAAACAAGGCCCAATTAGGCTTCTACCTGTTTGCACTGCCGATCGGCCTGGTATTGACGCTGCCGGTTACCGGTTACCTTTTACAGCGGCATAGCAGCCGGAATATTATGATGATCGGGGTATTGGTCTTCAATCTGATGCTGGCAATGATCGGGGTTGTAAATGAGCCCTGGCAGCTGGGGCTGGTGCTTTTCTGCTTCGGTTCCTCCCGGAATCTGATGAATATTTCTGTAAATGCACAATCTGTTGCCGTCCAGGCATTGTATAATCGGTCAATAATTACTACTTTTCATGGAGTATGGAGCCTGGCAGGTTTTGCTGCCGCAGCAGTAGGTGCTGTGATGGTCGATGTGAAGATAACACCGGCCTGGCATTTCCTGGTAGTGGCGATATTGATGACCATCATGGGTTTTCTGGCATTCCCGGACAGTCCGCATGAACCGCCCAGGAAACAGGCCGATACCAAACGTTTTATCTGGCCCGACAAACACCTGATGAAGTATGGGCTGATATCATTTGCCGTCATGGCATGTGAGGGGACAATGTACGACTGGAGCAATATCTTCTTCCAGGAAGCAGTACATCCGCCGGAGAAACTGATCGCCGCCGGCTATGTCATTTACATGATTGCCATGAGTACCGGACGTTTTACCGGAGACAGGCTTGTCAACCGCCTGGGTATACCAACCATGATCAGGTACAGCGGCATACTGGTTCTCTGCGGATTCCTGGTGTCAGCTGTGTTACCGCATACGCTCTCTGCCAGTATCGGTTTTATGATGATCGGTTTCGGTGTTTCCTGTGTGGTGCCGCTGGTACTGCGGATGGCCACTATGAACACCAGCTTGAGCAGTGGTGCTGCCATTGCGGCCGTCTCTACCGTAGGCTATATGGGATTCCTGGTGGTACCGCCTGTAGTCGGTTTTCTGGCCGAAGGTTTAGGTATCAGATGGGCATTCGCCGTAATGGCCCTTTTTGGTGTACTGATCACCGTCCTGATATTACAGATAAAAGAAACAACACAAAAAACTACATTAACAGATAATCTAAAATCGTAA
- a CDS encoding DUF6766 family protein: MKNHDYRYKEVFHLERKGYLWFTLAFFLVSAVLHWYFGWKVFVDEQLSHGQPVETAKYITEMMRDTMENWQSEFLQLIWQVAGLAVLWYCGSSQSKEGDDRREEKIDFIIRRLEPEKAEQMLAAWKEKYPEQ, from the coding sequence ATGAAAAATCATGACTACAGGTACAAAGAAGTATTCCATCTGGAAAGAAAAGGCTATTTATGGTTTACCCTGGCTTTCTTCCTGGTATCGGCTGTACTGCACTGGTATTTTGGCTGGAAGGTGTTTGTAGATGAACAGCTCTCGCACGGACAGCCGGTAGAGACAGCTAAGTATATTACTGAGATGATGCGGGACACAATGGAGAACTGGCAATCTGAATTCCTTCAATTAATATGGCAGGTAGCCGGGCTTGCTGTCCTGTGGTATTGTGGTTCTTCCCAGTCAAAAGAGGGGGATGACCGGCGGGAAGAAAAGATAGACTTTATTATCCGCCGGCTGGAACCGGAAAAAGCAGAACAAATGCTCGCCGCCTGGAAGGAAAAATATCCGGAGCAGTGA
- a CDS encoding type III polyketide synthase, translated as MSVKITAVSKALPPYTRSTDEIMPFLDVWLSGQEDRFARKVKKIFENAAVDRRYSIMSPEEVFTSTSFEEKNDIYIREVVKLGRQCLEGALNKAGLAPQDLDYIITVSCTGIMIPSLDAYLINLLQLRQDIVRLPVTEMGCAAGISGMIYAKKFLQANPGKRAAVIAVESPTATFQLEDYSMPNIVSAAIFGDGAACVILSSHEEDEGPQILGEDMYHFYEAEHMMGFRLTNTGLQMVLDVEVPDTIAAHFPAIVHPFLDKHGCRIEDVEHLIFHPGGKKIIQTVEQLFGDMGKNIDDTKEVLRLYGNMSSATVLYVLERFMDRGVPAGDKGLMLSFGPGFSAQRILLQW; from the coding sequence ATGAGCGTTAAAATAACCGCAGTTTCGAAAGCCTTACCTCCTTATACCAGAAGTACAGATGAGATCATGCCTTTTCTGGATGTCTGGTTGTCCGGCCAGGAAGACCGTTTCGCAAGAAAAGTTAAAAAGATCTTTGAGAATGCAGCTGTTGACAGACGCTATTCTATCATGAGCCCAGAAGAAGTATTTACCAGTACTTCTTTCGAAGAGAAAAACGATATCTATATCAGAGAAGTGGTGAAGCTCGGCCGTCAGTGCCTGGAAGGTGCATTGAATAAAGCCGGACTGGCGCCACAGGACCTTGACTATATCATCACCGTGAGTTGCACGGGTATCATGATTCCTTCACTGGACGCTTACCTGATCAATCTCCTGCAACTACGCCAGGATATTGTACGTTTGCCAGTTACAGAAATGGGCTGCGCGGCAGGTATCTCCGGTATGATCTACGCAAAGAAATTCCTGCAGGCCAATCCCGGAAAACGGGCGGCTGTTATTGCCGTAGAATCCCCCACTGCTACTTTTCAGCTGGAAGATTATTCCATGCCCAATATCGTGAGTGCCGCCATCTTTGGTGATGGCGCCGCCTGTGTGATCCTGTCTTCACATGAAGAGGATGAGGGGCCGCAGATACTCGGTGAAGACATGTACCATTTCTACGAAGCAGAACATATGATGGGCTTCCGGCTCACCAATACCGGTCTGCAAATGGTACTCGACGTTGAAGTACCTGACACGATTGCCGCTCACTTTCCAGCTATCGTACATCCATTTCTGGATAAACACGGTTGCCGGATAGAAGACGTGGAACACCTGATCTTTCATCCCGGTGGAAAGAAGATCATCCAGACCGTAGAGCAGCTGTTTGGCGATATGGGAAAGAATATAGACGATACCAAGGAGGTATTACGTTTATATGGTAATATGTCCAGTGCGACCGTCCTGTATGTACTGGAACGCTTTATGGACAGAGGTGTACCGGCAGGTGATAAAGGACTGATGCTAAGTTTCGGACCCGGTTTTTCTGCACAGCGAATATTGTTACAATGGTAA
- a CDS encoding beta-ketoacyl-[acyl-carrier-protein] synthase family protein, protein MNKRVVVTGLGVAAPNGVGIPAFTEAIKTGTSGIRHDAELAALQFSCQIAGKPEVPESLQLQYLDPLELRSFNSNGILYGLIAGMDAWKDAQLPTGPELAPDWDSGTVFGAGSAGVDKLREAIYKVDALNVRRLGSTVVPQTMASGISAWLGGKLALANQVTTNSSACTTGAESVLMAYDRIRNGYAKRMLAGSTSDAGPYIWGGFDALKVCTFKHNDHPAAGSRPMSASASGFVPGSGAGALLLESLDSALERGATIYAEVLGGHVNSGAQRGDGSMTAPNSIAVQRCIREAVKAAGIDAAEIDAINGHLTATGKDALEVENWRIALDRRGKDFPYLNALKGMIGHCLSGSGSIELVAAVLQLHEGFLFPNINCEDLHPEITAIVDPEKIPRQLIYKELNLIAKASFGFGDVNACVILKKYK, encoded by the coding sequence ATGAATAAAAGAGTTGTTGTGACCGGTCTCGGCGTAGCAGCGCCTAATGGCGTTGGCATCCCTGCGTTTACGGAAGCGATCAAAACAGGTACTTCCGGTATCCGTCATGATGCAGAGCTCGCGGCTTTGCAGTTCTCCTGCCAGATTGCAGGAAAACCCGAAGTGCCGGAAAGCCTGCAACTGCAATATCTTGATCCGCTGGAACTGAGAAGTTTTAACAGCAATGGTATTCTCTACGGACTGATAGCCGGTATGGATGCCTGGAAAGATGCACAATTACCTACAGGCCCGGAACTGGCGCCAGACTGGGATAGTGGTACCGTTTTCGGCGCAGGTTCTGCCGGTGTAGATAAACTGCGGGAAGCGATCTACAAAGTGGATGCTTTAAATGTACGTCGCCTGGGTAGTACGGTCGTACCACAAACGATGGCCAGTGGTATCAGCGCATGGCTGGGAGGTAAATTAGCTCTGGCCAACCAGGTAACAACCAATTCGTCTGCCTGTACCACGGGCGCGGAAAGTGTACTGATGGCTTATGACCGTATCCGCAATGGTTATGCAAAAAGAATGCTGGCAGGTAGTACCAGTGATGCAGGGCCATATATATGGGGTGGTTTCGACGCATTGAAAGTCTGCACATTCAAACATAACGATCATCCTGCGGCGGGCTCCCGGCCTATGAGTGCTTCTGCCAGTGGTTTTGTACCCGGTAGCGGCGCAGGTGCATTGTTACTGGAATCCCTGGACAGCGCACTGGAAAGAGGCGCTACCATCTATGCGGAAGTATTAGGAGGGCATGTCAATTCAGGCGCACAACGTGGCGATGGTTCTATGACAGCGCCCAATAGTATTGCCGTACAGCGTTGTATCCGGGAAGCCGTGAAGGCGGCAGGCATTGATGCTGCAGAGATAGATGCTATCAACGGTCACCTGACCGCCACGGGTAAGGATGCACTGGAAGTAGAGAACTGGCGTATTGCACTGGATAGAAGAGGGAAGGACTTCCCCTACCTGAATGCGCTGAAAGGTATGATAGGACATTGTCTGAGTGGTTCCGGCAGTATCGAACTGGTAGCAGCCGTACTGCAATTACACGAAGGATTTTTATTCCCCAATATCAACTGCGAAGACCTGCACCCGGAGATTACGGCGATTGTAGACCCGGAAAAAATACCCCGGCAGTTGATCTATAAAGAACTAAATTTGATCGCGAAGGCCAGCTTTGGCTTTGGAGATGTGAATGCCTGCGTGATTTTAAAGAAGTACAAATAA
- a CDS encoding SDR family NAD(P)-dependent oxidoreductase, translated as MVKEFLAHQYWALILGGSNGLGLATARKLAQHGMHICIVHRDPRVDMERINQAFDAIRANGVEVISFNADALQAAKRNDIILALKAAMGHEGRIRTLVHSIAKGNLKAMYPADNAVLSSDDFRITLDSMAISLYDWAQALVQAQLFAADARILSFTSEGSSRAWAHYAAVAAAKAALEAITRNMALEFAPLGIRANCIQAGVTDTRSLQAIPRSEALIAYTKQRNPFHRLTSPEDIANAVYLLCKDEAAWINGAVIPVNGGEHIS; from the coding sequence ATGGTAAAAGAATTTCTTGCACACCAGTACTGGGCGCTGATACTTGGCGGCAGCAATGGGCTTGGACTGGCTACGGCCCGTAAACTGGCACAGCATGGTATGCATATCTGTATCGTACACCGCGATCCACGCGTGGATATGGAACGGATTAACCAGGCATTCGATGCGATACGCGCCAATGGTGTGGAAGTAATCAGCTTTAATGCTGACGCATTGCAAGCAGCAAAAAGAAACGATATTATACTGGCTTTGAAAGCCGCAATGGGGCATGAAGGACGTATCAGGACACTGGTACACAGCATAGCAAAAGGCAACCTGAAAGCGATGTATCCTGCAGATAACGCCGTACTAAGTAGCGATGATTTCCGCATCACGCTGGACAGTATGGCGATCAGTCTATATGACTGGGCACAGGCATTAGTACAAGCGCAGTTATTTGCTGCCGATGCCCGTATACTCTCTTTCACCAGTGAAGGTAGTAGCCGCGCCTGGGCACATTATGCTGCCGTAGCAGCTGCCAAAGCTGCACTGGAAGCAATTACCCGTAATATGGCCCTGGAATTTGCACCACTCGGTATACGGGCAAACTGTATTCAGGCTGGCGTGACGGACACCCGTTCCCTGCAGGCTATTCCCCGTAGTGAAGCATTGATCGCATACACAAAACAACGTAACCCATTTCACCGGCTGACAAGCCCCGAAGATATCGCCAATGCTGTTTACCTCTTATGTAAGGATGAAGCAGCCTGGATCAATGGCGCGGTGATACCGGTGAACGGCGGTGAACATATCAGCTGA
- a CDS encoding NAD(P)/FAD-dependent oxidoreductase, with the protein MPVNDIIIVGGGLAGLTSALHLLRAGLRVTVIEKNAFPKHKVCGEYISNEVLPYLQWLDADPGVLQPARIERVSISTVSGKSVESVLPLGGFGISRYALDHFLLQKVLAAGGTILEDTVNDIVFAHDAFQVNTGAGSVLSARFVIGAYGKRSALDQQLERDFAVQKSPWLAVKSHYEGSFPDGLVALHNFMGGYCGVSKVENNIINICYLVSYDTFKKYKNIDAHREEVLYRNPHLKAVFESSTPLFERPLSISQVSFAEKRKVDRHILMTGDTAGLIHPLCGNGMAMAIHSAKIASEQLLSFFSGNVSSREELERGYNSTWHVAFGKRMAAGRLLSAIFRKQQLGAAAMRGLMLFPGLLPVIIRQTHGKPLNN; encoded by the coding sequence ATGCCGGTAAATGATATCATCATTGTGGGAGGCGGGCTGGCCGGATTAACCAGTGCTTTGCACCTGTTGCGTGCAGGGTTGCGCGTTACTGTCATTGAAAAAAACGCCTTTCCGAAACATAAGGTTTGCGGAGAGTATATCTCCAACGAAGTACTGCCTTACCTGCAATGGCTGGATGCCGATCCTGGCGTTTTGCAGCCTGCCCGTATTGAAAGGGTTAGTATATCAACCGTTTCCGGTAAAAGTGTGGAATCTGTGCTTCCCCTGGGCGGTTTTGGTATCAGCCGCTATGCCCTGGATCATTTCCTGCTGCAAAAGGTATTGGCAGCTGGTGGGACGATACTGGAAGATACGGTCAATGACATTGTCTTTGCGCACGACGCTTTCCAGGTGAATACGGGAGCCGGCAGTGTGTTGAGTGCCCGTTTTGTCATCGGCGCCTATGGTAAAAGGTCTGCCCTGGATCAGCAGCTGGAAAGGGACTTCGCTGTACAGAAGTCTCCCTGGCTGGCGGTTAAAAGCCATTATGAAGGCAGTTTTCCCGACGGACTGGTGGCATTGCACAATTTTATGGGCGGGTATTGTGGCGTCTCCAAAGTGGAGAATAATATCATCAATATCTGCTACCTGGTTAGTTATGATACTTTTAAAAAGTATAAAAATATCGATGCGCACCGGGAGGAAGTATTATACCGGAATCCGCATTTAAAAGCCGTTTTTGAAAGCAGTACACCGCTTTTTGAACGACCGCTGAGCATCAGTCAGGTCTCATTTGCAGAGAAACGGAAGGTAGACCGGCATATTCTTATGACGGGCGATACCGCCGGACTTATTCACCCGCTCTGCGGGAACGGTATGGCAATGGCCATTCATAGTGCCAAGATCGCTTCGGAACAATTATTGTCTTTCTTTTCCGGGAATGTCTCTTCAAGGGAAGAACTGGAAAGAGGGTATAACAGCACATGGCATGTGGCATTCGGGAAAAGAATGGCAGCTGGCAGACTATTATCGGCCATATTCAGGAAACAGCAACTAGGGGCGGCAGCTATGAGGGGATTGATGCTATTTCCCGGCTTATTACCGGTGATTATCCGGCAAACACATGGAAAACCTTTAAACAACTAG
- a CDS encoding methyltransferase domain-containing protein yields MFVNTEQRTLAPEIMDDFYMEGETLRKTLDQIAYINRLLGGNRITLDGVCALMEHVPKGKMITIADIGCGNGDMLRSVAKLARKCKWRVRLLGVDANRFTVDYAGELSAEYPEITYYCMDIMQDGFRNMQYDIALCTLTLHHFEEKQILKLMSLFRRNAALGIVINDLQRSAVAYRLFQVFSRIAGLGNMAKSDGLISILRGFKRKEIEQLSQKLNFNQYTLKWKWAFRYQWIITNV; encoded by the coding sequence ATGTTTGTCAATACAGAGCAGCGGACCCTTGCTCCCGAAATAATGGACGATTTCTATATGGAAGGAGAAACGCTGCGAAAAACCCTTGACCAGATCGCTTATATCAACAGGTTATTGGGAGGGAACAGGATTACACTGGACGGCGTCTGCGCATTGATGGAACATGTACCTAAAGGTAAAATGATCACCATTGCCGATATCGGCTGTGGTAATGGGGATATGCTCCGGTCAGTGGCAAAACTGGCCCGTAAATGTAAATGGCGGGTAAGGTTACTAGGTGTTGACGCTAACCGGTTCACTGTAGATTATGCGGGGGAACTATCCGCAGAATATCCGGAAATCACTTACTATTGCATGGATATTATGCAGGACGGGTTCCGGAATATGCAGTATGACATCGCTTTATGTACGCTTACGCTCCATCATTTTGAGGAAAAACAGATCCTGAAACTGATGTCACTCTTCAGAAGGAATGCAGCCTTAGGCATCGTGATCAACGACCTTCAGAGAAGTGCTGTAGCTTACCGTTTGTTCCAGGTATTCAGCCGGATCGCCGGATTGGGTAATATGGCAAAGAGTGATGGCCTCATTTCCATACTCAGGGGATTTAAAAGAAAAGAAATTGAACAACTGTCACAAAAACTTAATTTCAATCAATATACACTCAAATGGAAATGGGCTTTCCGTTACCAATGGATAATTACTAATGTATGA